One window of Arvicola amphibius chromosome 6, mArvAmp1.2, whole genome shotgun sequence genomic DNA carries:
- the LOC119817473 gene encoding olfactory receptor 2G3-like isoform X2 codes for MLVQQNNSSIAEFILLGFSRDFQVNVILFNVFFFLYLSTLVGNGLIVTLIYLDSHLHTPMYFFLSVLSMLDMSYVTTTVPQMLVHLVCQKKTISYSGCVAQMYIFLVLGITEGWLFSVMAYDRYVAICHPLRYKVIMRPWLCGAMVIFCGLWGISCSLLYTVFTMRLPYCGPNEINHFFCEVPAVLKLACADTSLNDRVDFILGFILLLVPLSFILASYVCIFTTILRIRSAQGRLKAFSTCASHITVVTMFCGPAMFMYMNPGANASPERDKKLALFYNVISAFLNPIIYSLRNKDVKRAFLKVTGWGRTTE; via the exons ATGTTGGTGCAGCAA AACAACAGCTCCATAGCAGAGTTCATCCTTCTGGGCTTCTCCAGGGACTTCCAAGTTAATGTAATCCTCTTCaatgtcttctttttcctctacctctcgACACTTGTGGGCAATGGGCTCATTGTCACCTTGATCTACCTGGACTCCcacctccacacacccatgtactttttcctcaGCGTCCTTTCCATGCTGGATATGAGCTATGTCACCACCACAGTGCCGCAGATGTTGGTGCATCTTGTCTGCCAGAAGAAAACTATCTCCTATTCAGGGTGTGTGGCTCAGATGTACATCTTTCTGGTATTAGGCATCACCGAGGGCTGGTTATTCTCTGTCATGGCCTATGACAGATATGTAGCCATTTGTCACCCACTCCGGTACAAAGTTATCATGAGGCCTTGGCTGTGCGGAGCAATGGTGATCTTTTGTGGACTATGGGGCATCAGCTGTTCTCTGCTCTACACCGTCTTCACTATGAGACTGCCCTACTGTGGCCCCAATGAGATCAATCACTTCTTCTGTGAAGTCCCCGCTGTTCTGAAGCTTGCCTGTGCAGACACATCCCTCAACGACCGAGTAGACTTTATCCTGGGTTTCATCCTTCTCCTGGTACCTCTTTCTTTCATCCTGGCCTCTTACGTCTGCATCTTTACCACCATTCTGAGAATTCGCTCAGCCCAAGGTCGACTGAAGGCCTTTTCCACCTGTGCCTCCCACATCACGGTGGTTACCATGTTCTGTGGTCCTGCCATGTTTATGTACATGAACCCTGGGGCCAATGCTTCCCCAGAGAGGGACAAGAAACTGGCTCTGTTCTACAATGTCATCTCTGCCTTTCTCAACCCTATAATATACAGCCTGAGAAACAAAGATGTGAAGAGGGCTTTCCTCAAAGTGACAGGCTGGGGGCGAACCACTGAGTGA
- the LOC119817473 gene encoding olfactory receptor 2G3-like isoform X1: MQGFSLENNSSIAEFILLGFSRDFQVNVILFNVFFFLYLSTLVGNGLIVTLIYLDSHLHTPMYFFLSVLSMLDMSYVTTTVPQMLVHLVCQKKTISYSGCVAQMYIFLVLGITEGWLFSVMAYDRYVAICHPLRYKVIMRPWLCGAMVIFCGLWGISCSLLYTVFTMRLPYCGPNEINHFFCEVPAVLKLACADTSLNDRVDFILGFILLLVPLSFILASYVCIFTTILRIRSAQGRLKAFSTCASHITVVTMFCGPAMFMYMNPGANASPERDKKLALFYNVISAFLNPIIYSLRNKDVKRAFLKVTGWGRTTE, from the coding sequence ATGCAAGGTTTCTCCTTGGAGAACAACAGCTCCATAGCAGAGTTCATCCTTCTGGGCTTCTCCAGGGACTTCCAAGTTAATGTAATCCTCTTCaatgtcttctttttcctctacctctcgACACTTGTGGGCAATGGGCTCATTGTCACCTTGATCTACCTGGACTCCcacctccacacacccatgtactttttcctcaGCGTCCTTTCCATGCTGGATATGAGCTATGTCACCACCACAGTGCCGCAGATGTTGGTGCATCTTGTCTGCCAGAAGAAAACTATCTCCTATTCAGGGTGTGTGGCTCAGATGTACATCTTTCTGGTATTAGGCATCACCGAGGGCTGGTTATTCTCTGTCATGGCCTATGACAGATATGTAGCCATTTGTCACCCACTCCGGTACAAAGTTATCATGAGGCCTTGGCTGTGCGGAGCAATGGTGATCTTTTGTGGACTATGGGGCATCAGCTGTTCTCTGCTCTACACCGTCTTCACTATGAGACTGCCCTACTGTGGCCCCAATGAGATCAATCACTTCTTCTGTGAAGTCCCCGCTGTTCTGAAGCTTGCCTGTGCAGACACATCCCTCAACGACCGAGTAGACTTTATCCTGGGTTTCATCCTTCTCCTGGTACCTCTTTCTTTCATCCTGGCCTCTTACGTCTGCATCTTTACCACCATTCTGAGAATTCGCTCAGCCCAAGGTCGACTGAAGGCCTTTTCCACCTGTGCCTCCCACATCACGGTGGTTACCATGTTCTGTGGTCCTGCCATGTTTATGTACATGAACCCTGGGGCCAATGCTTCCCCAGAGAGGGACAAGAAACTGGCTCTGTTCTACAATGTCATCTCTGCCTTTCTCAACCCTATAATATACAGCCTGAGAAACAAAGATGTGAAGAGGGCTTTCCTCAAAGTGACAGGCTGGGGGCGAACCACTGAGTGA